From one Aquicella siphonis genomic stretch:
- a CDS encoding septation protein A, producing MQLFYEIFPVFLFFLAFKFYGIYVATVVGIVTTFLQVFISRVWMKAWDKKQLITLAVFVVFGGMTLYFHDPIFVKWKPTVVFWLFAVALLVTHYFTHKPLMQRLMENMLQEKGVVPSEIWRRLNLVWAAFFIVLGTVNLYVAYFYSNDAWVNFKFYGVTGALFLFSILQALYLSRYLVERNQTHDEKQ from the coding sequence ATGCAGCTATTTTACGAAATTTTTCCGGTTTTCCTTTTTTTTCTCGCATTTAAATTTTATGGGATTTATGTGGCAACCGTTGTCGGTATTGTGACGACGTTTCTTCAGGTTTTCATCTCTCGTGTCTGGATGAAGGCGTGGGATAAAAAGCAGTTAATCACGCTCGCGGTATTTGTCGTGTTTGGCGGCATGACTTTATATTTTCATGACCCCATCTTTGTGAAGTGGAAACCGACCGTCGTGTTCTGGCTGTTTGCTGTTGCGCTGCTGGTTACCCATTATTTTACTCACAAACCGCTGATGCAGCGCCTGATGGAAAACATGTTGCAGGAAAAAGGTGTCGTGCCCAGCGAAATCTGGAGAAGGCTAAACCTGGTCTGGGCGGCATTTTTTATTGTGCTCGGCACGGTTAATCTTTACGTGGCCTATTTTTATAGCAATGATGCCTGGGTCAACTTCAAGTTTTACGGCGTGACAGGCGCTCTGTTTCTGTTCAGCATCCTGCAGGCATTATACTTGTCGCGTTATTTGGTAGAGAGGAATCAGACACATGATGAAAAACAATGA
- a CDS encoding efflux RND transporter permease subunit translates to MNLPAFCIKRPAFTIVISLVMTIIGLIGFMNLPVRWIPNVNPPQIAISTSYPGANARLVERDVTKVIEDTLSGINGIEMLTSTSRQGESQISITFKLGRNMDAAVEDVRSSLERVRGSLPKDSLNPIVTKADPNTDAIMYISFNDSHRSERELSDYIDKFVVPSFETIDGVGSVWVYGKRISAMRIWLDPAKLAAANVTVDEVAQLLRDQNISIPSGQILANDRYYSVVTDTTLKSAEQFNDLIIRNTQNQMVRLKDIGEARLDVEDTDSAFRINGKPGIALGIVPQSTANPLDVEDQVQKSFAELKRTLPDGMQASIIYNQADYIRASIHSVYESFIEAVLFVWLVILAFLCSFRATLIPIITIPVCMISTFALLYFLGFSINTITLMAFVLAIGLVVDDAIVMLENISRHMEEGMSAFQAALKGSQEIIFPIIAMTLTLAAVYTPIAFTPGLLGVLFREFTFTLAGAVIVSGVVALTLSPMMCARILNKVNYDNRYGRWQTRQLSRIQSGYQNILGVLLSRRKWVAACLILAAAMGLGTYKFLSSELAPAEDMNNIYVSIAAPRSASFQYTDKYVKQMEALYQQVPEIESYLSMSGMRSPSHSFQILTLKPRNQRARSTDEIVSALTSESSQISGVRVNIFTPPPPLTEVAGGDDGDNLGLVLMTTSDYRKLQQTTKQMVDALKEKPQFAHVDNSLKWDSEQFQVNIDRDKAADLRVPIPSITSTLSTLIAGRIIGKMDESNVWLQMNKSSLADPNIFHQLYVRNDDSKMVPLSSMLTVSEASTSEVYKHYERLRSDMIYLTLAPAHKVSEAIKVLQTIAKDNLPDDMKFSFTGEAKSFLESSGKTAMTFLLALIFIYLVLVAQFESFIDPLVILFTVPFAVVGAMLTLKVFGGTLNIYSNIGLITLVGLIAKHGILITDFANRLRASGKSIHEAVVEASMLRLRPILMTTAAMVLGALPLAFAMGPGAESRQQVGLVIAGGMLFGTFFSLIVVPVTYTFLAPFRKVAVLTIEQEA, encoded by the coding sequence GTGAATTTACCTGCATTTTGTATCAAGCGACCTGCTTTTACCATTGTCATCAGCCTGGTCATGACAATTATCGGGCTCATTGGATTCATGAATCTGCCGGTACGCTGGATCCCTAATGTGAATCCGCCTCAAATTGCCATTTCAACTTCTTATCCGGGTGCGAACGCGCGGCTGGTCGAGCGTGATGTGACCAAGGTCATTGAAGACACTTTGTCCGGAATTAACGGTATTGAAATGCTGACATCGACCAGCCGCCAGGGCGAAAGCCAGATATCTATTACATTCAAACTGGGTCGTAACATGGATGCGGCGGTCGAAGATGTGCGCAGCAGCTTGGAGCGTGTCAGAGGATCTTTGCCCAAGGATTCGCTAAATCCTATCGTCACCAAGGCGGATCCCAATACCGATGCGATCATGTATATTTCATTTAATGATTCGCATAGAAGCGAGCGTGAATTAAGCGATTACATCGATAAATTTGTGGTTCCCTCATTTGAAACCATTGATGGCGTGGGCAGCGTTTGGGTTTATGGAAAACGGATATCCGCAATGAGAATCTGGCTGGATCCGGCCAAACTGGCTGCGGCGAATGTCACGGTCGATGAGGTGGCGCAATTGCTGCGTGACCAGAATATATCCATACCCAGCGGCCAGATTCTTGCGAATGACCGCTATTATAGCGTTGTCACCGATACGACACTCAAATCGGCAGAACAGTTTAATGATTTAATCATCCGCAACACACAAAACCAGATGGTGCGCCTGAAAGACATAGGCGAAGCCAGGCTGGATGTGGAAGATACCGATTCGGCCTTCCGCATCAATGGGAAACCTGGAATCGCGCTGGGCATTGTGCCCCAATCCACGGCAAACCCGCTGGATGTGGAAGATCAGGTACAAAAATCCTTCGCCGAATTGAAACGCACACTTCCTGACGGAATGCAGGCAAGTATCATTTATAACCAGGCGGATTACATTCGGGCCTCCATACATAGCGTTTATGAGTCATTTATTGAGGCGGTATTGTTTGTCTGGCTGGTGATTCTCGCATTTCTATGCAGCTTTCGCGCAACGCTGATCCCTATCATCACGATTCCCGTCTGCATGATCAGCACGTTCGCACTGTTGTATTTTTTGGGATTTTCCATCAATACCATTACCTTGATGGCATTTGTGCTGGCCATCGGCCTGGTGGTGGATGACGCGATCGTCATGTTGGAAAATATCAGCAGGCATATGGAAGAGGGAATGTCTGCTTTTCAGGCGGCATTAAAGGGCAGCCAGGAAATTATCTTTCCCATTATTGCGATGACACTCACGCTCGCGGCTGTGTATACTCCCATCGCATTCACACCTGGTTTGCTGGGTGTCTTGTTCCGGGAATTTACGTTTACTCTCGCAGGCGCGGTCATTGTATCCGGTGTCGTGGCCCTGACTTTATCACCGATGATGTGCGCCCGGATTTTGAACAAAGTCAATTATGATAATAGATATGGGCGATGGCAGACTCGTCAGCTTTCCCGGATTCAGTCCGGCTATCAAAATATTCTTGGCGTGCTCTTAAGCAGACGCAAATGGGTGGCCGCCTGTCTGATACTCGCCGCTGCAATGGGTTTGGGTACTTACAAATTTCTTTCTTCAGAACTTGCTCCAGCCGAAGACATGAATAATATTTATGTTTCCATCGCGGCGCCGCGCAGCGCCAGTTTTCAATATACGGATAAATACGTGAAGCAGATGGAGGCTCTTTATCAGCAGGTTCCGGAAATTGAATCCTATTTAAGCATGAGCGGCATGCGCTCACCGTCACATTCATTCCAGATTTTGACACTTAAGCCGCGTAACCAGCGTGCACGCAGCACGGATGAGATTGTGTCGGCCTTGACATCGGAATCAAGCCAGATCTCCGGTGTGAGAGTCAACATCTTCACGCCTCCGCCTCCGTTGACTGAGGTCGCGGGCGGCGACGACGGGGATAATCTGGGGCTGGTCCTGATGACAACCAGTGATTACCGCAAGCTGCAACAGACCACAAAACAAATGGTGGATGCTCTCAAGGAAAAGCCCCAGTTTGCGCATGTTGACAATTCATTAAAGTGGGATAGTGAGCAGTTCCAGGTCAATATCGACAGAGACAAGGCTGCAGACTTGCGTGTTCCCATTCCCTCTATCACCAGTACGCTATCTACACTTATTGCCGGAAGAATCATTGGCAAAATGGATGAATCGAATGTATGGCTGCAAATGAACAAGTCTTCACTGGCGGATCCCAATATTTTTCATCAACTGTATGTGCGCAACGACGACAGCAAAATGGTTCCACTGTCCAGTATGCTGACTGTCAGCGAAGCCAGTACGTCGGAAGTGTATAAACATTATGAACGTCTCCGCTCGGACATGATTTATTTGACATTGGCTCCTGCCCATAAGGTGTCAGAGGCGATCAAGGTGCTGCAAACCATCGCCAAGGACAACCTGCCAGATGACATGAAGTTCAGTTTTACCGGGGAAGCCAAGAGTTTTCTCGAATCCAGCGGGAAGACGGCGATGACGTTTTTACTCGCGTTGATATTCATTTATCTGGTGCTGGTTGCGCAGTTTGAAAGCTTCATCGATCCGCTGGTTATTCTGTTTACAGTTCCGTTCGCGGTGGTCGGAGCCATGCTGACATTGAAAGTGTTTGGAGGCACGTTAAATATTTACAGCAATATCGGATTGATCACGTTGGTTGGACTGATCGCGAAACATGGTATTCTTATTACGGATTTCGCCAATCGTCTGCGCGCTTCAGGCAAGTCTATCCATGAGGCGGTGGTAGAAGCATCCATGCTGCGTCTCAGGCCCATCTTGATGACGACCGCCGCGATGGTGCTTGGCGCGTTACCGCTGGCTTTTGCAATGGGTCCTGGCGCGGAAAGCCGTCAACAAGTCGGGTTGGTCATTGCCGGCGGCATGCTGTTTGGAACGTTTTTTTCACTTATTGTTGTTCCCGTCACTTACACTTTTCTCGCGCCATTTCGCAAAGTGGCGGTGTTGACCATTGAACAGGAAGCATGA
- a CDS encoding efflux RND transporter periplasmic adaptor subunit yields MKKKLVITLFIILSAGIWVFFKYRSPSEEAAPGQVWVQTAVVKTSTLPLEAHAIGTLVARSVEITPELAGHVRNIYFQDGAFVSKDTPLIQLDDSVYKAKYESTKAQLAFSQNDFNRKTLLVKQGAVTRAAIDQADADLKEKTANAQENAVMVSKMRLNAPFDGVVGKSKVNLGDYVTTGQSIVTLTDTRHLRIEYSVPEKYLPSLKSGQEVKITTSTYPGKEFFGKVSFISPTINTENRSVFLYADVPNNTNELAPGMFVNVTHSLGTEEKVLMIPARSLVPILDGEQVYKVVNGKAYAATVLIGKRISDSVQVLQGLSPGDVVITDGQLKIKNGMPVQIKS; encoded by the coding sequence ATGAAAAAGAAACTTGTCATCACATTATTTATTATTCTTTCTGCCGGTATCTGGGTTTTTTTCAAATATCGCTCACCGTCTGAAGAGGCGGCGCCTGGACAAGTGTGGGTGCAGACCGCGGTGGTCAAAACCTCGACGCTGCCGCTGGAAGCCCATGCCATCGGCACGCTGGTTGCGCGCAGTGTTGAAATCACACCTGAACTCGCGGGTCATGTGCGCAACATCTATTTCCAGGATGGGGCCTTTGTCAGCAAGGATACGCCGCTGATACAGCTTGATGATTCCGTGTATAAAGCCAAATATGAATCCACCAAGGCGCAGCTCGCATTCAGTCAGAATGATTTCAACCGCAAGACCTTGCTGGTCAAGCAGGGAGCAGTGACTCGTGCGGCGATAGACCAGGCGGACGCCGATCTCAAGGAAAAAACGGCCAACGCACAGGAGAATGCTGTTATGGTCAGCAAAATGAGGCTTAATGCGCCGTTTGACGGAGTGGTGGGCAAGTCCAAGGTGAATTTGGGTGATTACGTCACGACAGGACAAAGTATTGTTACGCTGACGGACACCCGGCACTTGCGTATAGAATACAGCGTGCCTGAAAAGTATCTGCCCTCACTCAAATCTGGTCAGGAAGTCAAAATCACGACATCGACTTACCCCGGCAAAGAGTTCTTTGGCAAGGTATCATTCATTTCACCTACAATCAATACCGAAAACCGCTCTGTTTTTCTCTATGCTGACGTTCCTAATAACACAAATGAATTGGCTCCGGGAATGTTTGTCAATGTCACTCATTCGCTGGGCACGGAAGAAAAAGTCTTAATGATACCTGCGCGCAGTCTGGTGCCGATTCTTGATGGTGAGCAGGTATACAAGGTTGTGAATGGAAAAGCCTATGCTGCCACGGTGCTAATAGGCAAGCGTATCAGCGACAGCGTGCAAGTGCTGCAAGGCTTGTCACCTGGCGATGTCGTGATTACCGACGGACAGCTCAAGATTAAAAACGGCATGCCGGTTCAAATTAAATCCTGA
- the hslO gene encoding Hsp33 family molecular chaperone HslO, producing MTNQDSLQRFIFEKAPVRGEYIRLQTSFQDIINQHDYPPPIRHLLGESLCVAGLLSAIIKFKGRLTVQFRGKGKLKLLLAQCDNQFHIRGLAKWEGQLTYEDLMESFKQGVLLITLDSGPGKRYQGIVAWRGNSLAESIEGYFQDSEQLATKIWLAVDDTKAAGFLLQVIPGVQKDVKGVEDEIISPHWARISQLTASLRPEDILMSDHQALLNKLYPEEEIRIFPSDQVSFNCTCSRKRGEDAILILGREEAEAELKNNNSIVVTCDFCNKEYVFDRVDVIRIFEDRGKPSSQTQIH from the coding sequence ATGACTAATCAGGATTCACTTCAGCGGTTTATTTTTGAAAAGGCGCCGGTACGTGGCGAATATATCCGCTTGCAAACCAGTTTTCAGGATATAATCAACCAACATGATTATCCGCCGCCTATTCGTCACTTACTAGGTGAATCCTTGTGTGTGGCAGGTTTGCTAAGCGCCATTATCAAGTTTAAAGGCCGGCTGACTGTCCAGTTCAGAGGCAAGGGAAAGCTTAAGCTTCTGTTGGCGCAGTGTGATAATCAATTTCATATACGCGGTCTGGCAAAATGGGAAGGTCAGTTAACATATGAAGATTTGATGGAATCCTTTAAACAGGGTGTATTACTGATTACTCTGGATTCCGGCCCTGGCAAGCGCTATCAGGGTATTGTTGCCTGGCGGGGGAACTCCCTGGCGGAATCGATAGAAGGCTATTTTCAGGATTCCGAGCAATTGGCTACAAAAATATGGCTGGCGGTTGATGACACGAAAGCGGCGGGATTTTTGTTGCAAGTGATCCCCGGCGTTCAGAAGGATGTGAAGGGTGTAGAAGATGAAATCATTTCACCTCACTGGGCGCGTATCAGCCAATTGACCGCCTCACTGCGGCCGGAAGATATACTGATGTCTGATCATCAGGCTTTATTGAACAAGCTGTATCCTGAAGAAGAAATCAGGATATTTCCCTCTGATCAGGTATCATTTAACTGTACCTGTTCACGCAAGCGCGGTGAAGATGCCATTTTGATTCTGGGCAGGGAAGAGGCGGAAGCGGAATTGAAAAATAATAATTCTATTGTGGTCACTTGCGATTTTTGTAACAAGGAATATGTTTTTGATCGTGTTGATGTGATCAGGATTTTTGAAGACAGAGGCAAACCTTCTTCACAAACGCAAATTCATTGA
- a CDS encoding Smr/MutS family protein, whose translation MPKKGKISEKDLNAFREAVKGTQPLKSDKVRLAPSASKKRQIKRRLDYYDADSIQLSETLALDPVQGEEFIAYKQTGVSNKILRKLRKGQYNVDAILDLHGMSIEEAIEAVEGFLKQCLHEGIRVVLIIHGKGRHGEMPVLKNKLNHWLREINIVLAFCSAAPSHGSRGAIYVLLKRSTEET comes from the coding sequence ATGCCAAAGAAAGGAAAAATCAGCGAAAAGGATTTAAACGCATTTCGGGAAGCCGTAAAAGGAACCCAACCCTTAAAATCTGACAAGGTACGCCTGGCTCCCTCCGCCAGCAAAAAGCGACAAATCAAACGCCGGCTTGATTATTACGATGCAGACTCTATTCAATTGAGCGAGACACTCGCGCTGGATCCGGTACAGGGGGAAGAATTCATTGCTTACAAACAGACCGGTGTTTCGAATAAAATCCTTCGCAAATTACGCAAAGGCCAATATAATGTCGACGCCATTCTGGATTTGCATGGCATGTCTATTGAGGAAGCCATAGAGGCCGTCGAAGGCTTTTTGAAGCAGTGTTTGCATGAAGGGATACGTGTTGTGCTTATCATTCATGGTAAAGGACGCCATGGCGAAATGCCGGTATTAAAAAACAAACTCAATCACTGGCTTAGAGAAATCAATATTGTTTTGGCTTTTTGCTCCGCCGCCCCCTCACACGGCAGCCGCGGAGCCATCTATGTTCTTTTGAAACGCAGCACAGAGGAGACCTGA
- the udk gene encoding uridine kinase, giving the protein MNKKNIIIIGISGASASGKSLLANTIVNELGSDQVVIISEDSYYKDHSDIPFEERAKINYDHPDAFDHELLYTHLMQLQNGQSIEIPIYNHSQHIRDKETRPVGQHAIIVLEGILLFVEQKLREIMDIRIYMETSLDICLIRRLKRDIKERGRSLDSVLKQYEETVRPMYLQFIDPSKRYADLIVPRGGGNRIAIDMIKAKMRELLGDLQKMKESR; this is encoded by the coding sequence TTGAATAAAAAGAATATCATCATAATTGGGATTTCAGGGGCGTCGGCGTCTGGTAAAAGCCTCCTGGCCAATACCATTGTAAACGAACTGGGATCGGATCAGGTAGTCATCATCTCGGAAGATTCCTATTACAAAGACCATAGCGATATCCCTTTCGAAGAGCGGGCAAAGATCAATTACGACCATCCGGATGCCTTTGACCATGAATTATTGTATACGCACCTGATGCAGCTTCAGAATGGCCAAAGCATAGAAATCCCCATTTACAACCATTCACAGCATATACGCGACAAGGAAACGCGTCCGGTTGGACAGCATGCCATTATCGTCCTGGAAGGCATCTTGTTGTTTGTCGAACAGAAATTACGCGAAATAATGGATATCCGCATCTATATGGAAACTTCCCTGGATATCTGTCTGATCCGCCGTCTGAAACGGGATATCAAGGAGCGCGGCAGATCCCTGGATTCCGTATTAAAACAATACGAAGAAACCGTTCGCCCCATGTATCTTCAATTTATCGATCCTTCCAAGCGATACGCCGATCTGATTGTTCCACGCGGCGGCGGTAACCGCATTGCCATAGACATGATAAAAGCCAAGATGCGGGAATTATTGGGGGATTTACAAAAAATGAAGGAAAGCCGGTAG
- a CDS encoding OmpP1/FadL family transporter: protein MNTFRIARLSALGLLAVFASQAFASGYKMEFQSASVLADAGEAAVVEDAGTNWYNSAGLVYLPLQIVMSAIDVYAPTTFHGTVNAPSTLNQLGAPFDMFASNYSASGTASSHPNSALPAFHLSAPMSDTVALGLSVVPAWGFTEDYGESSMLRYNLTRVYTKTLDIAPSIAWKLNSQWSLGIGPDIHYFSVQSKTHVRTESINPAVVPTLGDSISRFSANDWNYGGHIGLLFKYSDTTRIGLNYRSKLVMHLNGYSAFGLDQGGFNETNLFQLPLPLPATTSLSIYHDFTPCWALMGTVAYDQWSSIQNYHAKNYIQPPTPDNPSGILPDVTQPQKMHNTFDLSIGTHYKLTENFMLRGSFKYEPTPTSDSYRYVNFPDGVKYGFQIGSRYQASKKIAIDLIYGHVFVKSAHINDVNPVTGAVASGHSNTSINLLGGQLVWNL from the coding sequence ATGAACACGTTTCGAATTGCACGGTTAAGCGCCCTGGGGTTACTGGCTGTATTTGCCTCCCAGGCTTTCGCCTCAGGTTATAAAATGGAATTCCAGAGTGCTTCGGTACTGGCTGATGCTGGCGAAGCTGCGGTAGTGGAAGACGCGGGCACAAACTGGTACAACTCGGCTGGCCTGGTTTACCTTCCCCTGCAGATTGTCATGTCGGCGATCGATGTGTACGCGCCGACCACTTTCCATGGTACGGTGAATGCCCCTTCAACCCTGAATCAGCTAGGGGCGCCTTTTGATATGTTCGCGAGCAACTATTCCGCGAGCGGAACAGCGAGTTCCCACCCCAATTCCGCCTTGCCGGCTTTCCATCTGTCAGCGCCCATGAGCGATACGGTCGCGCTGGGGTTAAGCGTGGTGCCGGCTTGGGGCTTCACGGAAGATTACGGCGAAAGTTCCATGCTGCGTTATAACCTGACCCGGGTCTACACCAAAACACTGGATATCGCCCCAAGCATCGCCTGGAAGCTGAATTCCCAATGGTCTTTGGGAATCGGACCGGATATTCATTATTTTTCCGTGCAGAGTAAAACACATGTGAGAACAGAAAGTATCAATCCTGCCGTGGTTCCTACGCTGGGGGACTCGATTTCACGCTTTAGCGCGAATGACTGGAACTACGGGGGTCATATTGGATTACTGTTCAAGTACAGTGATACGACGCGCATAGGTCTCAATTATCGGTCCAAACTCGTGATGCATCTGAATGGATATAGTGCTTTTGGCCTGGACCAGGGCGGTTTTAATGAAACCAACTTGTTCCAGCTCCCGCTGCCGCTCCCAGCCACGACGTCGCTTAGCATTTATCATGATTTCACGCCATGCTGGGCGTTGATGGGAACAGTTGCATATGACCAATGGAGTTCCATTCAGAATTACCATGCGAAGAACTATATCCAGCCGCCTACGCCGGATAATCCATCCGGCATTTTGCCAGATGTGACGCAACCACAAAAAATGCACAATACTTTCGATCTCAGTATAGGTACGCATTATAAACTGACAGAGAATTTCATGCTGCGCGGATCATTCAAATATGAGCCCACACCTACCAGTGATTCTTATCGATATGTGAACTTTCCTGATGGAGTCAAATACGGTTTTCAGATCGGATCACGCTATCAAGCCAGCAAGAAAATCGCGATTGATCTGATATACGGGCATGTGTTTGTGAAATCTGCGCATATCAATGATGTGAATCCTGTTACCGGCGCAGTCGCTTCCGGTCATTCAAATACCTCTATTAACTTGCTGGGCGGACAATTGGTCTGGAACCTGTAA